Proteins encoded together in one Salarchaeum sp. JOR-1 window:
- a CDS encoding DUF6517 family protein: MNRRTLLGASAGLGLAGLAGCSTLARASVSPPDVPTQEMQDAGWKQTDSSERTLIEQSYGPVTFTAKGYTTTYTDAALNQRIQEATLGRVTSRLALFSATRIDFSPDIGNLPGGIGQQEVLAEVEASARAQFRDRLTDAGLSNVERTGTGSFEVATGESASLTEYKATYKIPTFEFPVTNSETVTIDGETLTVRGDLAVWHHGDYGVVAGGAWVGENFARSVTEEISDAITVSVDVDLDLEPGAYQQEIHRFMRQTS, encoded by the coding sequence ATGAACCGCCGAACGCTACTCGGAGCGAGCGCCGGACTCGGGCTCGCCGGACTCGCGGGCTGCTCGACGCTGGCGCGAGCGTCCGTCTCACCACCGGACGTGCCGACCCAAGAGATGCAGGACGCCGGCTGGAAGCAGACTGATTCGAGCGAACGCACGCTCATCGAACAGTCCTACGGCCCCGTGACGTTCACCGCGAAGGGCTACACGACGACGTACACGGACGCCGCGCTCAATCAACGAATCCAGGAGGCGACGCTCGGCCGCGTGACGAGCCGGCTCGCGCTGTTCTCCGCGACCCGCATCGACTTCAGTCCGGACATCGGGAACCTCCCGGGCGGTATCGGTCAGCAGGAAGTGCTGGCCGAGGTTGAGGCGAGCGCGCGCGCGCAGTTCCGCGACCGCCTCACCGACGCTGGACTGTCGAACGTCGAACGCACCGGAACAGGGTCGTTCGAGGTGGCGACCGGAGAGTCAGCAAGCCTCACCGAGTACAAGGCGACCTACAAGATACCGACGTTCGAGTTCCCCGTCACGAACAGCGAAACGGTGACCATCGACGGGGAGACGCTGACCGTTCGCGGCGACCTCGCAGTCTGGCATCACGGCGACTACGGCGTCGTCGCCGGCGGCGCGTGGGTCGGAGAGAACTTCGCACGATCCGTCACGGAGGAGATCTCGGACGCCATCACCGTGTCCGTAGATGTTGACCTAGACCTCGAACCCGGGGCGTATCAGCAGGAGATCCACCGGTTCATGCGTCAGACGTCATGA
- a CDS encoding DUF5787 family protein, which translates to MREFAFELRLCAHLEPREGVVSRQLGASVHGTGNRILDVVTVAPGPAFDERVALTPDEIPSGVLDADVGVGRWRRVTDAFDGPPERAHRLAEAGADAGFLELDRKRGQRVARQVARYPDDWFGRLVGIENKPDLGTPGDLDFQLRHDAALGLLDEVVLATESYVTRAHLNRIPEGVGVWRVDFDRDDPIEVVREGTPLDPSAPGVEIRDERGLETRVGFVSPDEKAAKRRRLAERAFGKGWRTYGLPDCAQSRPGREAGAATLPHCAFKQRLVDAASECGPDCPGYEPGDSPAADLDGERAARTAWTPDAGEKRRQASLDRFS; encoded by the coding sequence ATGCGCGAGTTCGCGTTCGAACTCCGGCTCTGCGCCCACCTCGAACCCCGCGAGGGCGTCGTGAGCCGACAGCTCGGCGCGAGCGTTCACGGAACCGGAAACCGGATTCTGGACGTGGTGACGGTCGCGCCCGGCCCGGCGTTCGACGAGCGCGTGGCGCTCACGCCGGACGAGATCCCGAGCGGCGTCCTCGACGCGGACGTGGGCGTGGGGCGGTGGCGGCGCGTCACGGACGCGTTCGACGGACCGCCGGAGCGCGCACACCGACTCGCGGAAGCCGGCGCGGACGCGGGCTTCCTCGAACTCGATCGGAAGCGCGGTCAGCGAGTCGCGCGGCAGGTCGCGCGCTACCCCGACGACTGGTTCGGGCGACTCGTCGGCATCGAGAACAAGCCCGACCTCGGGACGCCGGGCGACCTCGACTTCCAGCTCCGGCACGACGCCGCGCTCGGCCTCCTCGACGAGGTGGTGTTGGCGACGGAGTCCTACGTGACGCGCGCTCACTTGAACCGCATCCCCGAAGGCGTCGGGGTGTGGCGCGTGGACTTCGATCGCGACGACCCGATAGAGGTAGTGCGGGAGGGGACGCCGCTCGACCCGTCCGCGCCGGGCGTCGAAATCCGGGACGAGCGCGGACTCGAAACGAGGGTCGGGTTCGTGTCGCCCGACGAGAAGGCGGCGAAGCGCCGGCGACTGGCGGAGCGCGCGTTCGGGAAGGGATGGCGAACCTACGGGCTCCCCGACTGCGCGCAGAGCCGTCCCGGCCGGGAGGCGGGCGCCGCGACGCTCCCACACTGCGCGTTCAAACAGCGGCTGGTCGATGCCGCGAGCGAGTGCGGCCCGGACTGCCCCGGCTACGAACCGGGGGACTCGCCGGCCGCCGACCTCGACGGGGAGCGCGCGGCGCGAACCGCGTGGACGCCCGACGCCGGCGAGAAGCGCCGGCAGGCCAGCCTCGACCGTTTCAGTTGA
- the rdgB gene encoding RdgB/HAM1 family non-canonical purine NTP pyrophosphatase, whose product MKFVTTNQGKVREAREYLADLTAVEQFDYDYTEIQSDSLAAIAASGAEEAYEAAGGDEPVIVDDAGLFVEKLDGFPGPYSAYVEDTLGIDRVWELAQSLDDRRAAFRCTVAYADSDTVETFDGAVSGTLVAPRGSGGFGYDPIFEHDGETFAEMETEKKNALSHRGRALAKLADWLAEDS is encoded by the coding sequence ATGAAGTTCGTCACGACCAATCAGGGAAAGGTGCGGGAGGCCCGCGAGTACCTCGCCGACCTCACTGCAGTCGAACAGTTCGACTACGATTACACGGAGATTCAGAGCGACAGCCTCGCGGCCATCGCCGCGTCGGGCGCGGAAGAGGCCTACGAGGCCGCGGGCGGCGACGAACCCGTCATCGTCGACGACGCCGGGCTCTTCGTCGAAAAACTCGACGGCTTTCCGGGCCCCTACTCGGCCTACGTCGAGGACACGCTCGGCATCGATCGCGTCTGGGAACTCGCGCAATCACTGGACGACCGGCGCGCCGCGTTCCGCTGCACGGTCGCGTACGCCGACAGCGACACCGTCGAGACGTTCGACGGCGCGGTTTCGGGGACGCTCGTCGCCCCGCGCGGGTCGGGCGGATTCGGCTACGACCCGATATTCGAACACGACGGCGAGACGTTCGCGGAGATGGAGACGGAGAAGAAGAACGCGCTCAGCCACCGCGGTCGCGCGCTCGCGAAACTCGCGGACTGGCTTGCCGAGGATTCATAG
- a CDS encoding twitching motility protein PilT, whose amino-acid sequence MTRVAVDANALMMPVEAGVRLFDELDRLVGTYDAVVPEPVLAELDSLSESGGEEGRAASVGADLAARCDTVETEESYADDAVHALGASGAVDAVVTNDAPLKERLLDAGVPVIHLRGRNQLTRTQP is encoded by the coding sequence ATGACGCGAGTGGCCGTGGACGCGAACGCGCTGATGATGCCCGTCGAAGCCGGCGTTCGGCTGTTCGACGAACTCGACCGCCTCGTCGGCACGTACGACGCGGTCGTCCCCGAACCCGTGCTCGCCGAACTCGATTCCCTCTCGGAGTCGGGCGGCGAGGAGGGCCGGGCGGCCAGCGTGGGCGCGGACCTCGCGGCCCGTTGCGACACCGTCGAAACGGAGGAATCGTACGCGGACGACGCCGTTCACGCGCTCGGCGCGTCGGGCGCGGTGGACGCGGTCGTCACGAACGACGCCCCCCTGAAGGAACGCCTGCTCGACGCGGGCGTGCCAGTAATCCATTTACGGGGCCGGAATCAACTCACACGCACTCAACCATAG
- a CDS encoding bifunctional N(6)-L-threonylcarbamoyladenine synthase/serine/threonine protein kinase codes for MRVLGVEGTAWCASAAVYETDDLQDPDAGSVTIHSDAYQPAEGGIHPREAAEHMRDAIPGVIRDALDSAAGPVDAVAFSRGPGLGPCLRIVATAARSLAQVLDVPLVGVNHMVAHLEVGRHYADFDAPVCLNASGANAHILGYHNGRYRVLGETMDTGVGNALDKFTRHLDWSHPGGPKVEEHAKRGEYVDLPYVVKGMDFSFSGIMSAAKDEVDDGTPVDDVCRGLEETIFGMLTEVAERALGLTGRDELVLGGGVGQNARLRGMLESMCEQRGAQFYAPDPRFLRDNAGMIAVLGAKMYDAGDTLPVAESAVDSDYRPDEVPVTWRDRETSVLQPAGAADVQGAEAVVSLGDTVTKHRRPKAYRHAALDSRLRRDRTVLEARLTSEARRVGVPTPVVFDVDVPESTIEFEHVGHADLRDALTETTVRETARHLARIHDAGFVHGDPTTRNARVATRRGTTERGSRDDATDDTRVYLIDFGLGYYTDDVEDYAMDIHVFQQSLAGTADDPDPLLDAAADAYREHGAADVLDQLGEILGRGRYRSPN; via the coding sequence ATGCGCGTTCTCGGCGTCGAGGGTACTGCGTGGTGCGCGAGCGCGGCCGTGTACGAGACCGACGACCTGCAGGATCCGGACGCCGGCAGCGTGACGATTCACTCGGACGCCTATCAGCCCGCCGAGGGCGGGATCCATCCGCGGGAGGCCGCAGAGCACATGCGGGACGCGATTCCGGGCGTTATCCGGGACGCGCTCGATTCGGCGGCCGGCCCCGTCGACGCGGTGGCGTTCTCGCGCGGCCCGGGACTCGGGCCGTGTCTCCGCATCGTCGCGACGGCGGCGCGGTCGCTCGCGCAGGTGCTCGACGTGCCACTGGTGGGCGTGAACCACATGGTCGCCCACTTGGAGGTCGGCCGGCACTACGCGGACTTCGACGCGCCCGTCTGCCTGAACGCCTCCGGCGCGAACGCCCACATCCTCGGGTACCATAACGGCCGCTATCGCGTGCTCGGGGAGACGATGGACACGGGCGTCGGGAACGCTCTCGATAAGTTCACGCGACACCTCGACTGGAGTCACCCCGGCGGCCCGAAGGTCGAAGAACACGCGAAGCGGGGCGAGTACGTCGACCTCCCGTACGTCGTGAAGGGCATGGACTTCTCCTTTTCGGGTATCATGTCCGCGGCGAAGGACGAGGTGGACGACGGCACGCCCGTCGACGACGTATGCAGGGGTCTCGAAGAAACGATATTCGGGATGCTCACCGAGGTCGCGGAGCGCGCGCTCGGCCTCACCGGCCGCGACGAACTCGTGCTCGGCGGCGGCGTCGGACAGAACGCTCGGCTGCGGGGAATGCTCGAATCGATGTGCGAGCAGCGCGGCGCGCAGTTCTACGCGCCCGACCCCCGGTTCCTCCGGGACAATGCGGGCATGATAGCGGTGCTGGGCGCGAAGATGTACGACGCCGGCGACACCCTCCCCGTCGCGGAGTCCGCGGTGGACTCGGACTACCGGCCGGACGAGGTGCCTGTGACGTGGCGCGACCGCGAGACGAGCGTCCTTCAGCCCGCGGGCGCGGCGGACGTGCAGGGCGCGGAAGCCGTCGTCTCCCTCGGGGACACGGTGACGAAACACCGACGGCCGAAGGCGTACCGGCACGCCGCGCTCGACTCGCGGCTCCGCCGCGACCGCACGGTACTGGAGGCCCGCCTCACGAGCGAGGCGCGACGCGTCGGCGTTCCGACGCCTGTCGTGTTCGACGTGGACGTTCCCGAGAGCACCATCGAGTTCGAACACGTCGGGCACGCCGATCTCCGGGACGCCCTCACCGAGACCACGGTGCGCGAGACCGCACGCCACCTCGCCCGGATTCACGACGCGGGGTTCGTGCACGGCGACCCGACAACGCGGAACGCGCGCGTCGCGACCCGACGCGGAACGACCGAGCGGGGGAGCCGCGACGACGCGACGGACGACACCCGCGTCTACCTCATCGACTTCGGCCTCGGGTACTACACGGACGACGTGGAGGACTACGCGATGGACATTCACGTCTTCCAGCAGAGCCTCGCCGGCACCGCCGACGACCCCGACCCGCTCCTCGACGCCGCCGCGGACGCCTACCGCGAACACGGAGCGGCGGACGTGCTCGACCAGCTCGGCGAGATCCTGGGGCGCGGCCGCTATCGCTCCCCCAACTGA
- the spt4 gene encoding transcription elongation factor subunit Spt4 — protein sequence MASNRLACHDCHRIVDPDEETCPYCGSNSLTEDWAGYVVITHPEQSEIAEKMEVAEAGEYALKVR from the coding sequence ATGGCGTCCAACAGGCTCGCGTGCCACGACTGCCACCGCATCGTCGACCCGGACGAGGAGACGTGTCCGTACTGCGGGTCGAACTCGCTCACGGAGGACTGGGCGGGCTACGTCGTCATCACGCACCCCGAGCAGTCCGAGATCGCGGAGAAGATGGAAGTCGCGGAAGCGGGCGAGTACGCGCTCAAGGTTCGATAG
- a CDS encoding DNA-directed RNA polymerase, with the protein MYKRARLTDTIEVPPEHLADVTPDLVKRLLQDKLEGRMDEDLGSIVTVTDVHEIGDGAVLPNRPGVYYEAEFDALAFDPEMQEVIDGEVVEVVNFGAFVGIGPVDGLLHVSQISDEYLAYDEENQQLASRESNQVLSVGDSVRARIVTKSIDERNPRESKIGLTAKQPGLGKHGWLQEKREEEEGL; encoded by the coding sequence ATGTACAAGCGAGCACGCCTCACGGACACGATCGAAGTTCCCCCCGAACACCTGGCGGACGTCACGCCCGACCTGGTGAAACGACTCCTGCAGGACAAACTCGAGGGCCGGATGGACGAAGACCTCGGGAGCATCGTCACCGTCACCGACGTCCACGAAATCGGGGACGGCGCGGTGCTCCCGAACCGGCCGGGCGTCTACTACGAGGCCGAGTTCGACGCGCTCGCGTTCGACCCCGAGATGCAGGAAGTCATCGACGGCGAGGTCGTCGAGGTCGTGAACTTCGGCGCGTTCGTCGGCATCGGGCCCGTGGACGGCCTGCTGCACGTCAGCCAGATCTCGGACGAGTACCTCGCGTACGACGAGGAGAACCAGCAGCTCGCCAGCCGCGAGTCGAACCAGGTTCTCAGCGTCGGCGACTCCGTGCGGGCGCGCATCGTCACGAAGAGCATCGACGAGCGCAACCCCCGGGAGTCCAAGATCGGTCTCACCGCGAAGCAGCCCGGGCTCGGGAAGCACGGCTGGCTGCAGGAGAAGCGCGAGGAAGAGGAGGGCCTCTAG
- a CDS encoding 30S ribosomal protein S24e — MEIDILEQDDNPLLHRTEVSFEITHEDASPSRLSVRDSLAAQLDKNSDEVVVHSLDTKFGMRKTVGYAKVYDSAESAVDVEQAYMLDRNKISAESEEGADAAEAEGEE; from the coding sequence ATGGAAATCGACATTCTGGAGCAGGACGACAACCCCCTGCTCCACCGGACCGAGGTCTCGTTCGAAATCACGCACGAGGATGCGTCTCCCTCCCGTCTCTCCGTTCGCGACAGTCTCGCGGCGCAGCTCGACAAGAACTCGGACGAGGTCGTCGTGCACAGCCTCGACACGAAGTTCGGGATGCGCAAGACCGTCGGGTACGCGAAGGTGTACGACTCCGCGGAGTCGGCCGTGGACGTGGAGCAGGCGTACATGCTCGACCGGAACAAGATCTCCGCCGAGTCCGAGGAGGGCGCGGACGCCGCGGAAGCGGAGGGTGAGGAGTAA
- a CDS encoding 30S ribosomal protein S27ae, translating to MARHEYYEDGEVTKEQCPRCGNTFLADHGDRQHCGKCGYTEWE from the coding sequence ATGGCGCGACACGAGTACTACGAGGACGGCGAGGTGACGAAGGAGCAGTGCCCCCGATGCGGGAACACGTTCCTCGCGGACCACGGTGACCGCCAGCACTGCGGGAAGTGCGGGTACACCGAGTGGGAGTAA
- a CDS encoding GTP-dependent dephospho-CoA kinase family protein, whose product MPRTVARLPKSARAEFKDPLGRIYTDAQALLADAGSPVIAVGDVVTYHLERAGATPHVSVVDGRTEREAVDEEIVEGFPDADTDVHVASDPATLSHELVAALVDAIGREETTLLVVDGEEDLASLPAVVAAPAGASVVYGQPGEGMVLVNVDSERKERVRDLLGLLETEAAFWRLLDS is encoded by the coding sequence GTGCCCCGGACGGTCGCACGCCTCCCGAAGTCCGCGCGCGCGGAGTTCAAGGACCCGCTCGGCCGCATCTACACGGACGCCCAGGCGTTGCTCGCGGACGCCGGCAGCCCGGTTATCGCCGTCGGCGACGTGGTGACGTACCACCTCGAACGCGCGGGGGCGACGCCGCACGTGTCGGTGGTGGACGGCCGCACCGAACGCGAGGCCGTCGACGAGGAAATCGTGGAGGGGTTCCCGGACGCGGACACGGACGTGCACGTCGCGTCCGACCCGGCGACGCTCTCCCACGAACTCGTGGCGGCGCTCGTGGACGCCATCGGCCGCGAGGAGACGACGCTACTCGTCGTGGACGGCGAGGAAGACCTCGCGTCCCTGCCGGCGGTCGTCGCCGCGCCCGCCGGCGCGTCCGTCGTGTACGGCCAGCCCGGCGAGGGGATGGTGCTCGTGAACGTGGACAGCGAACGCAAGGAACGGGTGCGCGACCTCCTCGGGCTCCTCGAAACCGAGGCGGCGTTCTGGCGGCTGCTGGACTCGTAG
- a CDS encoding DUF5808 domain-containing protein — protein MSEKPSSGELFGVPYNFERPSLSNMASSYWQPGEGMLVEKPFGVGYTLNLANWRSWVVLAVAGVLLYQQQSGDESEDDVVDDAVEVVVDD, from the coding sequence ATGTCCGAGAAGCCGTCATCCGGTGAACTGTTCGGCGTGCCGTACAACTTCGAGCGTCCCTCCCTCTCGAACATGGCGTCGTCGTACTGGCAGCCCGGCGAGGGGATGCTCGTGGAGAAGCCGTTCGGCGTCGGGTACACGCTGAACCTCGCGAACTGGCGGTCGTGGGTCGTGCTCGCGGTCGCGGGCGTCCTCCTCTACCAGCAGCAGTCCGGCGACGAGAGCGAGGACGACGTCGTGGACGACGCGGTCGAAGTCGTCGTGGACGACTAA
- a CDS encoding MBL fold metallo-hydrolase has translation MRVTLLGTGDTTGTPTPGCDCDTCLEARARGVERTRFSVHVENERTGDSLLLDASPDFRHQFLTQDVSLPDEAVVTHVHFDHLDGLGNAYRLVDDLPVHATNERDPETGQSVAGTVREKYDYLDPVTVHGHAPCETFRAAGFDVTLVPVDHPPLVCYGAVVQDPETGAKLSLTGDTTYDVPAKSRDALRDADLLLADAIVPAALCDHHPMGGRHEDGDGIPRTFGTKHMTREGAVSLADELDADRTRLVHVSHFYPVEAAFDDPLAVDGEQHEL, from the coding sequence ATGCGCGTCACACTCCTCGGAACGGGCGACACGACCGGCACGCCGACGCCGGGGTGCGACTGCGACACCTGTCTGGAGGCCCGCGCACGCGGTGTCGAACGAACCCGGTTTTCGGTGCACGTCGAGAACGAACGCACGGGCGACTCCCTCCTCCTCGACGCGAGCCCGGACTTCCGCCACCAGTTTCTCACGCAGGACGTGTCTCTCCCGGACGAAGCCGTCGTGACGCACGTGCACTTCGACCATCTCGACGGTCTCGGGAACGCGTACCGCCTCGTCGACGACCTGCCCGTGCACGCGACGAACGAACGCGACCCCGAGACCGGACAGTCCGTCGCGGGGACGGTGCGGGAGAAGTACGACTACCTCGACCCCGTCACCGTCCACGGGCACGCGCCCTGCGAGACCTTCCGCGCGGCGGGGTTCGACGTGACGCTCGTCCCGGTGGACCATCCGCCGCTCGTCTGCTACGGCGCCGTCGTGCAGGATCCGGAGACGGGCGCGAAACTCTCACTCACCGGGGACACGACCTACGACGTCCCGGCGAAGTCCCGGGACGCGCTCAGGGACGCCGACCTCCTGCTCGCGGACGCCATCGTCCCCGCCGCGCTCTGCGACCATCACCCGATGGGCGGCCGACACGAGGACGGAGACGGGATTCCGCGGACGTTCGGCACGAAGCATATGACGCGGGAGGGCGCGGTCTCGCTCGCGGACGAACTCGACGCCGACCGCACTCGGCTGGTGCACGTCTCTCACTTCTATCCGGTCGAGGCGGCGTTCGACGACCCGCTCGCGGTGGACGGCGAGCAGCACGAGCTCTAG
- a CDS encoding translation initiation factor IF-2 subunit gamma — MAQNNRQPEVNIGLVGHVDHGKTTLVRALSGEWTDQHSEEMKRGISIRLGYADATFRKCPECEEPEAFTVEETCPEHGVDTEVLRTVSFVDAPGHETLMATMLSGAALMDGAVLVVSANEPVPQPQTEEHLMALDIIGIENVVIAQNKVDLVDAEQARENYEQIKEFVAGTVAEDAPIVPVSAEQDINTDLVIDAIEREIPTPDRDPNADPEMFVARSFDINRPGTTWEGLQGGVVGGSLVEGELEAGDDFEIRPGREVDEGGETEWRPITTEVRSIQAGDEMVDAATPGGLLGVGTGLDPSLTKGDALAGQVAGHPDALPPVWNDFTMSVELLDRLVGAEEGETVDPVNTGEPLMLTVGTATTVGAVTSARDGECEVQLKRPVCAKEGSKIAINRRVGARWRLIGVGTLDG; from the coding sequence ATGGCCCAAAACAATCGACAACCGGAGGTGAACATCGGCCTCGTCGGACACGTCGACCACGGCAAGACGACGCTCGTGCGCGCGCTGTCCGGCGAATGGACCGACCAGCACTCCGAGGAGATGAAGCGAGGCATCTCCATTCGGCTCGGGTACGCGGACGCGACGTTCCGCAAGTGCCCCGAGTGCGAGGAACCCGAGGCGTTCACCGTCGAGGAGACTTGCCCCGAACACGGCGTGGATACCGAGGTTCTGCGAACCGTCTCGTTCGTGGACGCACCGGGTCACGAGACGCTGATGGCGACGATGCTCTCCGGCGCGGCGCTGATGGACGGCGCGGTGCTCGTCGTCTCCGCGAACGAACCCGTCCCGCAGCCGCAGACCGAAGAGCACCTGATGGCGCTCGACATCATCGGCATCGAGAACGTCGTCATCGCGCAGAACAAGGTCGACCTCGTGGACGCCGAGCAGGCGCGCGAGAACTACGAGCAGATCAAGGAGTTCGTCGCGGGAACGGTCGCGGAGGACGCGCCCATCGTGCCCGTGAGCGCCGAACAGGATATCAACACGGATCTCGTCATCGACGCCATCGAGCGCGAGATCCCGACGCCCGACCGCGACCCGAACGCCGACCCCGAGATGTTCGTCGCGCGCTCCTTCGACATCAACCGCCCCGGAACCACCTGGGAGGGCCTCCAGGGCGGCGTCGTCGGCGGGAGTCTCGTCGAGGGCGAACTCGAAGCGGGCGACGACTTCGAGATCCGGCCCGGCCGCGAAGTGGACGAGGGCGGCGAGACCGAGTGGCGCCCGATCACCACGGAAGTCCGGTCGATTCAGGCCGGCGACGAGATGGTGGACGCCGCCACCCCCGGCGGCCTGCTCGGCGTCGGAACGGGTCTCGACCCGTCTCTGACGAAGGGCGACGCGCTCGCCGGCCAGGTCGCCGGCCACCCGGACGCGCTCCCCCCGGTCTGGAACGACTTCACGATGAGCGTCGAGCTCCTCGACCGCCTCGTCGGCGCGGAGGAGGGCGAGACGGTCGACCCGGTCAACACGGGCGAACCCCTCATGCTCACCGTCGGCACCGCCACCACCGTCGGCGCCGTCACGAGCGCGCGGGACGGCGAGTGCGAAGTCCAACTCAAGCGCCCCGTCTGCGCGAAGGAGGGCTCGAAAATCGCCATTAATCGCCGCGTCGGCGCGCGCTGGCGGCTCATCGGCGTCGGGACGCTGGACGGATAA
- a CDS encoding lysylphosphatidylglycerol synthase transmembrane domain-containing protein produces the protein MDTPVETRSVVVGFLAGVLLTALLLWVVGVGTVVDALSRARPRRLLLVAAAAVCWLVAWALSLRTVLRVLGRDVSVLRAVAVYASTTFANNVTPFGQAGGEPFSAYLISRETNVEYGTGFAAISSVDALHFVPSLTLGVAGFGYLAATATLGDRLTFVAAAVAVLAVGLPVLVYLAWTNRDPVERGVARAVAPVARLVGRVVPRIDTPDAAAVEARVDEFFRAIDRVAADRRGLLLAIGFSALGWLALAASLWSSLYALGYTIPLVVALVAIPVGDLAAVVPIPGGLGGLEALLVLVVATLTPVPAAAVAAAALVHRVATYLFPMVLGGAAAAVIAD, from the coding sequence GTGGACACACCCGTCGAAACCCGGTCGGTGGTCGTCGGCTTCCTCGCGGGAGTGCTGCTCACCGCGCTCCTGCTCTGGGTCGTCGGCGTCGGAACGGTCGTAGACGCGCTCTCCAGAGCGCGCCCGCGCCGCCTCCTGCTCGTCGCCGCGGCCGCGGTCTGCTGGCTGGTCGCGTGGGCGCTCAGCCTCCGCACCGTCCTCCGCGTGCTCGGACGGGACGTGAGCGTGCTGCGAGCGGTCGCCGTGTACGCCTCGACGACGTTCGCGAACAACGTCACGCCGTTCGGGCAGGCGGGCGGTGAACCGTTCAGCGCGTACCTCATCTCGCGGGAGACCAACGTGGAGTACGGCACGGGGTTCGCGGCGATTTCGAGCGTGGACGCCCTCCACTTCGTCCCGTCGCTCACGCTCGGCGTCGCCGGGTTCGGCTACCTCGCCGCGACCGCGACGCTCGGCGACCGGCTGACGTTCGTCGCCGCCGCCGTCGCCGTCCTCGCGGTCGGCCTCCCCGTCCTCGTCTACCTCGCGTGGACGAACCGCGACCCCGTCGAGCGCGGCGTCGCCCGCGCCGTCGCGCCCGTCGCTCGCCTCGTCGGCCGCGTCGTCCCGCGAATCGACACGCCGGACGCGGCGGCCGTGGAGGCGCGCGTCGACGAGTTCTTCCGCGCCATCGACCGCGTCGCCGCCGACCGCCGCGGCCTCCTGCTCGCAATCGGGTTCTCCGCGCTCGGCTGGCTGGCGCTCGCCGCCTCCCTCTGGAGTTCGCTCTACGCGCTCGGGTACACGATACCGCTCGTCGTCGCGCTGGTCGCCATCCCCGTTGGCGACCTCGCCGCCGTCGTCCCGATTCCGGGCGGCCTCGGCGGCCTCGAAGCCCTGCTCGTCCTCGTCGTCGCCACCCTCACCCCGGTTCCCGCGGCCGCCGTCGCCGCCGCCGCGCTCGTCCACCGCGTCGCCACCTACCTCTTCCCGATGGTGCTCGGCGGCGCGGCCGCGGCCGTCATCGCCGACTAG